The following are encoded together in the Kribbella voronezhensis genome:
- a CDS encoding GNAT family N-acetyltransferase: MIVRRLGREDAAQYRQFRLRALRDSPSAFTSTYEEEVEKPLQFTIDRLLSRGRPKDVTLGALDEDGQLLGIAGMTIEPRRQVQHKATLFGMAVAPAAAGRGIGKTLVTAIAEHGATEGLLQIGLTVTEGNERAERLYRSCGFQEWGREPQAVIVGRQPVVKIHMLRFL, encoded by the coding sequence GTGATCGTCCGGCGGCTCGGGCGAGAAGACGCCGCGCAGTACCGGCAGTTTCGGTTGCGAGCGCTGCGGGATTCGCCGAGCGCGTTCACTTCGACATACGAGGAAGAGGTCGAGAAGCCGCTGCAGTTCACGATCGATCGGCTGCTCAGCAGAGGGCGGCCCAAGGACGTCACGCTCGGCGCACTCGACGAAGACGGCCAACTGCTCGGCATTGCCGGGATGACGATCGAGCCCCGGCGACAGGTGCAGCACAAGGCGACCCTGTTCGGCATGGCGGTCGCGCCGGCGGCCGCTGGGCGCGGCATCGGCAAGACGCTGGTGACCGCGATCGCCGAGCACGGCGCCACCGAAGGCCTGCTGCAGATCGGGCTGACGGTTACCGAAGGCAACGAAAGGGCCGAGCGGCTCTACCGTTCGTGCGGCTTCCAGGAGTGGGGGCGGGAGCCCCAAGCCGTGATAGTCGGAAGACAGCCGGTGGTGAAGATTCATATGCTGCGGTTCTTATGA
- a CDS encoding EcsC family protein: protein MAGVARFVASSLAPAAQRFAPQAAAGVLRQVLEVAIDGYQRFPGAEKVAAKHLEKNGDDPELAVDTVIEQHIRLAGVQGFVTSIGGLITLPVALPANLTGIAIVQARMVASIAHLRNYDLDDPRVRTAVITCLLGEDGVTDRLKKESLVTSPLAIATAPVFDPELDRQVAGEVVGELIARISGKRMALTVTRRVPLLGGAVGAGVDGWSTYRIGQYADKSLVRRIPRSLEQ from the coding sequence GTGGCCGGAGTAGCCAGGTTCGTCGCCAGCAGTCTCGCCCCCGCGGCGCAGCGGTTCGCCCCGCAAGCGGCCGCGGGTGTCCTTCGTCAGGTGCTGGAAGTCGCCATCGACGGCTATCAGCGGTTCCCCGGCGCCGAAAAGGTCGCCGCCAAGCATCTGGAGAAGAACGGCGACGACCCCGAACTCGCCGTCGACACGGTGATCGAGCAGCACATCCGGCTGGCCGGCGTCCAGGGGTTCGTCACCAGCATCGGCGGGCTGATCACACTCCCGGTCGCGCTCCCGGCGAACCTGACCGGGATCGCGATCGTGCAGGCCCGGATGGTGGCTTCGATCGCCCACCTGCGCAACTACGACCTGGACGATCCGCGGGTCCGGACCGCGGTGATCACCTGCCTGCTCGGCGAGGACGGCGTCACCGACCGGCTGAAGAAGGAGAGCCTGGTGACCTCGCCGCTCGCGATCGCGACGGCGCCGGTGTTCGATCCGGAGCTGGATCGGCAGGTGGCCGGCGAGGTCGTCGGCGAACTGATCGCCCGGATCAGCGGCAAGCGGATGGCGCTCACGGTGACCCGGCGGGTGCCGCTGCTCGGTGGTGCCGTCGGAGCGGGGGTCGACGGCTGGTCGACGTACCGGATCGGTCAGTACGCCGACAAGAGCCTGGTCCGGCGGATTCCCCGGTCCCTCGAGCAGTGA
- a CDS encoding VOC family protein — MIAPFWGPMLDCPDPQALAEFYQRIGGGTIAVSSENFVELRCDGVSLGFQRDLNYRATTWPDARVPQQCHLDFKTADLDTAEAQSLAAGATKSAVQPHPSAFRVLLDPAGHPFCLSTWGTEAGPPQSR, encoded by the coding sequence GTGATCGCGCCGTTCTGGGGGCCGATGCTCGACTGCCCGGATCCGCAGGCACTGGCCGAGTTCTACCAGCGGATCGGCGGCGGCACGATCGCGGTGTCCTCGGAGAACTTCGTCGAACTCCGCTGCGACGGGGTCAGCCTGGGCTTCCAGCGGGACCTCAACTACCGGGCGACCACCTGGCCGGACGCGCGGGTCCCCCAGCAGTGCCACCTCGACTTCAAGACCGCCGACCTCGACACCGCCGAGGCTCAGTCGCTCGCGGCCGGCGCGACGAAGTCCGCAGTACAGCCGCACCCGTCGGCCTTCCGCGTCCTGCTCGACCCGGCCGGCCACCCTTTCTGCCTCTCCACCTGGGGCACCGAAGCAGGACCACCGCAATCCCGGTGA
- a CDS encoding helix-turn-helix transcriptional regulator produces the protein MSTRRAELGSFLKARRAQVTPEEVGLPPGGRRRTPGLRREELAQLAGVGVTWYTWLEQGRPINVSGQVLDAVAGTLRLTDPERAHLYRLAEATPVRPKRGVCAVEPVLTEILNALDPLPAVITNTRFDIVMPNQAFRDLFHDWHTLPCVHKNLLWCIVTEPLARKRLLNYDDEVPYLVARLRSAYSEHIGDPDWEEDLARLRKLSPEFAELWARHEVADCTPRPRHVVHPLAGELHLTVTEFAVPAHPDLVLFVETPSDEATRERLPLSRRSLQPAEL, from the coding sequence GTGAGCACTCGCCGCGCCGAGCTGGGCAGCTTCCTCAAGGCCCGCCGGGCGCAGGTGACCCCTGAGGAGGTCGGCCTGCCCCCGGGCGGACGACGTCGTACGCCGGGACTCCGGCGCGAGGAGCTCGCCCAGCTCGCCGGCGTCGGTGTGACGTGGTACACCTGGCTCGAGCAGGGCCGCCCGATCAACGTGAGCGGCCAGGTCCTCGACGCGGTCGCCGGGACGCTGCGGCTGACCGATCCCGAGCGCGCGCACCTGTATCGACTCGCTGAGGCGACGCCGGTGCGGCCGAAGCGCGGCGTCTGCGCCGTCGAGCCGGTGCTGACGGAGATCCTGAACGCCCTCGATCCGCTACCCGCGGTGATCACCAACACCCGCTTCGACATCGTGATGCCGAACCAGGCGTTCAGAGATCTCTTCCACGACTGGCACACGCTGCCTTGCGTGCACAAGAACCTGCTCTGGTGCATCGTCACCGAACCGCTGGCCCGCAAGCGGTTGCTGAACTACGACGACGAAGTTCCGTACCTGGTGGCGCGCCTGCGTTCGGCGTACAGCGAACACATCGGCGACCCCGACTGGGAGGAGGACCTGGCTCGGCTGCGCAAGTTGAGCCCGGAATTCGCCGAGCTCTGGGCGCGGCACGAGGTCGCCGACTGCACCCCGCGCCCGCGCCATGTGGTCCACCCGCTCGCTGGTGAACTCCACCTCACCGTCACCGAGTTCGCCGTCCCGGCCCACCCTGACCTGGTTCTGTTCGTCGAGACCCCGTCCGACGAAGCCACTCGCGAACGCCTGCCCCTCTCCCGCCGCTCGCTCCAGCCGGCTGAGCTCTGA